The proteins below come from a single Gemmatimonadota bacterium genomic window:
- a CDS encoding tetratricopeptide repeat protein — protein MTPSRFQIVCMAALLVVMPAWAAAQDGTPQQLARFRVLIPDLEPLEDADRGFGRDVAKALRELIGSMATHQAIERDDIRDSLDDVDLRIEDLDCVFTRQLAVRLDAQVALCASYSEPSRDRFTVEAVFFDVGSGESFAVTPAAGTKREDETVARHIFQQFDRYTAHLRAMANCEAFAASQQWDRALENCDNALSLNADALGARYRRARILIELDRSAEALVELERVLRLDPAHEEGLQLAGYVAGSLGRRADALQYYSRYLGFSPGNASVRMRVAYDLADAGDPEGALSLIREGLDRDPDNLNLWEQLGGYSFTIGETINRDYAANTGDGGGVAPDAVVNFRDAIDAYERVRAGRGTETAVRHLISIAVAYVRLEELSNAVLAASDALQIYPEEARLWSIYADALRGSDRLSLALDALSRVHEIDPEYPNIGLRRGSWLLEAQRPREAVDVLKDVASARPEQADGAARIIVADAFARGVQRENFDYAITWFTAAKELDGLSQDTVHQLNFWHGYSVFRAAIIEQEPRTLEVARATLPKFRQALELLNDVGEYPSTVNVDIRQQREAVEKYVEIQEAVIRRGG, from the coding sequence ATGACCCCGTCGCGTTTTCAGATCGTGTGCATGGCGGCTCTTCTCGTCGTGATGCCCGCGTGGGCTGCCGCCCAGGACGGCACACCACAGCAGTTGGCCAGGTTCAGAGTCCTGATCCCCGACCTCGAACCACTCGAGGATGCGGATCGGGGCTTCGGGAGGGATGTCGCGAAGGCCTTGCGCGAGCTGATCGGCTCGATGGCCACACATCAAGCGATCGAGAGAGACGACATCAGGGACTCCCTCGATGACGTCGACCTGCGAATCGAGGATCTCGACTGCGTCTTCACGCGCCAACTGGCGGTCCGGCTGGACGCCCAAGTCGCGCTGTGCGCTTCCTACTCGGAGCCCTCACGAGATCGGTTCACGGTCGAGGCGGTCTTCTTTGATGTCGGTTCGGGTGAGTCCTTCGCCGTGACCCCCGCGGCGGGCACCAAGCGCGAGGACGAAACGGTTGCCAGGCACATCTTTCAGCAGTTCGATCGGTACACTGCTCATCTGCGGGCCATGGCCAACTGCGAAGCGTTCGCTGCGAGCCAGCAGTGGGATCGCGCCCTGGAGAACTGCGACAATGCGCTGAGCCTGAATGCGGATGCGCTGGGTGCGCGATATCGGCGTGCTCGCATTCTCATCGAGTTGGATCGCAGTGCCGAGGCTCTCGTCGAGCTCGAGCGCGTCCTGCGACTCGACCCGGCCCACGAGGAGGGCTTGCAGCTCGCCGGGTACGTTGCGGGTAGCCTCGGTCGCCGCGCGGACGCGCTGCAATACTATTCGCGCTACCTCGGGTTTAGCCCGGGCAACGCGTCGGTTCGCATGCGGGTCGCGTACGACCTCGCCGACGCCGGGGACCCAGAAGGGGCGTTGTCACTGATTCGGGAGGGGCTCGACCGGGATCCAGATAACCTGAACCTGTGGGAACAGCTCGGTGGGTACTCGTTCACGATCGGCGAAACGATCAACCGCGACTATGCGGCCAATACCGGCGATGGTGGGGGTGTCGCCCCGGACGCCGTGGTGAACTTCCGAGACGCGATCGATGCGTATGAGCGCGTCCGCGCCGGACGTGGCACTGAGACCGCCGTACGCCATCTCATCAGCATCGCCGTAGCGTATGTCCGCCTGGAGGAACTCTCGAACGCGGTACTCGCGGCGAGCGATGCGCTCCAGATTTACCCTGAAGAGGCTCGCCTTTGGTCTATCTACGCCGATGCGCTGCGCGGCAGCGACCGCCTCAGCCTCGCGCTCGACGCGCTGTCGCGGGTCCACGAGATCGACCCGGAGTACCCCAACATCGGACTGCGACGGGGGAGTTGGCTACTCGAGGCACAGCGGCCTCGGGAAGCGGTCGACGTCCTGAAGGACGTGGCGAGCGCGCGGCCCGAGCAGGCGGACGGAGCCGCACGCATCATCGTCGCGGACGCATTCGCCCGTGGCGTGCAACGTGAGAACTTCGACTACGCGATCACCTGGTTCACGGCCGCCAAGGAGCTCGATGGCCTTTCGCAGGACACCGTGCACCAGCTCAACTTCTGGCACGGTTATTCGGTTTTTAGGGCAGCGATCATCGAGCAGGAACCACGCACGCTCGAGGTCGCCCGCGCGACGCTCCCGAAGTTCCGGCAAGCATTGGAGCTGTTGAACGACGTCGGAGAATACCCCAGCACCGTCAACGTGGACATCCGCCAGCAGCGGGAAGCGGTGGAGAAGTACGTCGAGATCCAGGAGGCGGTCATACGCAGAGGTGGCTGA
- the ppk1 gene encoding polyphosphate kinase 1 produces MLDRAELAELLLRVSDPVAAVPEIEARARTDMRPYLASQQSAVLRGIPWGGVEMSDESGKSKYIYVDRETSWLQFGHRVLQEASDPSVPLLERLFFCGIFSSNLDEYFRVRVASLRSLLRLGKTDVARLGISPHRLLHDIHQIVLQQQEQYGSIIGDIFAELKTAGFARVDEGSVAAAHHDFLAELFAEQVRPLVEPFMLQGEDGPPFLDNNQVYLVIELFEKGREVLESWTPEYALLKVPSDSLPRFITLPARGDTHEVMFLDDLIRYNLDQIFPKYEVGRSYAVKLTRDAELHVEDEFEGDLVEAIRKSLKNRDRGVPSRFLYDMRTPYVLIHRLQHGLGLQEEDLVLGARYHNLKDYLGFPRFGRKDLSYPDWPTLPHPVFDGVDSVMAAVRDRDQVVHTPYQSFDHFVRFLDEAAEDPDVEELWLTVYRVARDSDVLTALIRAAHAGKNVTVFMEVQARFDEESNLHWADQLEAAGVRTLYSMQGLKVHAKIALVATRDGDERSLYAYVGTGNFNEKTAGVYADHGVYTCDERITKDVEQVFRFLAGEIEEPTTEHLLTAPLTLRKGFYELIEREAQAAREGKPSGMTLKMNALEDKKIIKRLYDASVAGVPIEIIVRGICRLVPGVPGQSDTIRVRSILDRHLEHARIYAFHNGGDEIIYLASADWMKRNLSRRVEVALPVYDPEIKRQLRRLLDLELADNTKARWIDASGANVYVQADGKPRVRSQEAFRDFLAELAPGP; encoded by the coding sequence GTGCTCGACCGGGCCGAGCTCGCAGAGCTACTCCTACGCGTGAGCGATCCGGTGGCGGCGGTCCCGGAGATCGAAGCCCGTGCTCGCACCGACATGCGCCCCTACCTTGCGTCGCAGCAGTCAGCCGTTTTGCGAGGCATTCCGTGGGGGGGCGTGGAGATGTCCGACGAAAGCGGAAAGTCGAAGTACATCTACGTGGATCGCGAGACCAGTTGGCTCCAGTTCGGGCACCGGGTCTTGCAGGAGGCCTCAGACCCCTCGGTTCCACTGCTCGAGCGGCTCTTCTTCTGCGGTATCTTCTCGTCCAACCTCGACGAGTATTTTCGTGTGCGTGTGGCCTCGCTGCGCAGCCTGTTGCGGCTCGGCAAGACCGACGTCGCGAGGCTGGGCATCAGCCCGCACCGTCTGCTTCACGACATCCACCAGATCGTTCTCCAACAGCAAGAACAGTACGGCTCGATCATCGGGGATATCTTCGCCGAGCTGAAAACGGCGGGCTTCGCACGCGTCGACGAAGGCTCCGTCGCCGCGGCGCATCACGACTTTCTTGCCGAGCTCTTCGCGGAGCAGGTACGTCCACTGGTCGAACCCTTCATGTTGCAAGGCGAGGACGGCCCCCCGTTCCTCGACAACAATCAGGTGTACCTCGTGATCGAGCTGTTCGAAAAGGGCCGGGAAGTACTCGAGTCCTGGACCCCCGAGTATGCGCTCCTCAAGGTGCCGAGTGATTCGCTGCCCCGTTTCATAACTCTGCCGGCACGAGGCGACACACACGAGGTCATGTTCCTCGACGATCTCATCCGGTACAACCTCGACCAGATCTTCCCGAAGTATGAGGTCGGCCGATCGTACGCGGTCAAGTTGACACGCGACGCGGAGCTGCACGTCGAGGACGAGTTCGAAGGTGATTTGGTCGAGGCGATTCGCAAGAGCCTCAAGAATCGCGACAGGGGAGTCCCGAGCCGTTTCCTGTACGACATGCGCACTCCGTACGTGCTAATCCACCGGCTGCAGCACGGTCTCGGCCTGCAAGAGGAAGACCTCGTGCTCGGGGCGCGCTACCACAACCTGAAGGATTACCTCGGCTTCCCTCGCTTCGGACGGAAGGACCTGTCGTACCCCGATTGGCCGACGCTGCCCCACCCCGTTTTCGACGGCGTCGACTCAGTGATGGCCGCCGTCCGCGACCGGGATCAGGTCGTCCACACACCGTACCAGTCGTTCGACCACTTCGTGCGCTTCCTCGACGAGGCCGCAGAGGACCCCGACGTCGAAGAGCTGTGGCTCACTGTCTATCGCGTGGCCCGCGACTCGGACGTGCTCACCGCGCTGATCAGGGCCGCTCACGCCGGCAAGAACGTGACGGTCTTCATGGAGGTACAGGCCCGCTTCGACGAGGAGTCCAACCTCCACTGGGCCGATCAGCTCGAGGCCGCCGGCGTGCGCACTTTGTATTCCATGCAGGGGCTGAAAGTGCACGCCAAGATCGCGCTCGTCGCGACGAGGGACGGAGACGAACGCAGTCTCTACGCCTACGTCGGCACGGGCAATTTCAACGAAAAAACCGCAGGCGTTTACGCCGACCACGGTGTGTATACGTGCGACGAGCGCATCACGAAGGACGTCGAACAGGTCTTCCGATTCCTGGCCGGGGAGATCGAAGAGCCTACGACAGAGCACCTCCTGACCGCTCCACTAACGCTCCGAAAGGGCTTCTACGAGCTCATCGAACGGGAGGCCCAGGCAGCCCGGGAGGGCAAACCGAGCGGCATGACGCTCAAGATGAACGCGCTGGAAGACAAGAAGATCATCAAGCGACTGTACGATGCCTCCGTGGCCGGTGTTCCGATCGAAATCATCGTTCGCGGCATCTGCCGACTGGTGCCGGGTGTACCCGGCCAGAGCGACACGATCAGAGTCCGCAGTATCCTCGATCGGCACCTCGAGCACGCTCGCATCTATGCCTTCCACAACGGAGGCGACGAGATCATCTACCTGGCTTCCGCAGATTGGATGAAGCGGAACCTTTCCCGGCGTGTGGAGGTCGCGTTGCCGGTGTACGACCCCGAGATCAAGCGGCAGTTACGTCGACTCCTGGACCTCGAACTGGCGGACAACACGAAGGCACGCTGGATCGACGCAAGCGGCGCCAACGTGTACGTGCAAGCCGATGGTAAGCCACGCGTTCGATCGCAGGAGGCGTTCCGGGACTTCCTGGCCGAGCTGGCTCCGGGCCCCTAG